In Pseudomonas saudiphocaensis, one DNA window encodes the following:
- a CDS encoding acyl-CoA dehydrogenase: MTETLLCPRNLAFELYEVLDAEALIRRERFAEHNRETFDAAVDTARNIAQRYFAPHNRKADEHEPQYVDGEAVLIPEVKPAVDAFIEAGFHNAQRSFEDSGMQLPNLLSRACFAHFQSANIATSSYPMLTMGAAHLIETFGNDEQKQRFLQPMINGRFFGTMALTEPHAGSSLSDIRTRAEPAGDGTYRLKGNKIFISGGDHSLSENIVHMVLAKLPDAPPGVKGISLFIVPKFLVNADGSLGDRNDVILAGLFHKMGWRGTTSTALNFGDNGQCVGYLVGEPHKGLAYMFQMMNEARIGVGMGAIMLGYAGYLYSLNYARERPQGRLPDGKAPASAQVPIIEHTDVKRMLLMQKAYVEGAFDLGLYAARLTDDQQTADSEQERRNAGELLDLLTPIVKSWPSEFCLKANEQAIQILGGHGYTREYPVEQFYRDNRLNPIHEGTHGIQSLDLLGRKLMQNKGAGLQLLLELIHGCCQRAAEYDSLQPLRQSLEQHIEGLTRVTQALLGDLMAGKVNQALANSALYLKVFGHAVIGWRWLEQAIRAERGLAAGNPADADFYRGKLQAARYFLTWEVRSCHYELELLETRDDTCLQMSERWF; the protein is encoded by the coding sequence ATGACCGAAACGCTGCTTTGCCCACGCAACCTTGCCTTCGAACTCTACGAAGTACTCGACGCCGAGGCGCTGATCCGGCGCGAGCGTTTCGCCGAGCACAACCGCGAAACCTTCGATGCGGCGGTGGACACCGCGCGCAATATCGCCCAGCGCTATTTCGCCCCGCATAACCGCAAGGCCGATGAGCACGAACCCCAGTATGTCGACGGCGAAGCGGTGCTGATCCCCGAGGTGAAACCGGCGGTGGACGCCTTTATCGAGGCAGGCTTCCACAATGCCCAGCGCAGCTTTGAAGACAGTGGCATGCAGCTGCCGAACCTGCTGTCGCGGGCCTGCTTCGCCCATTTCCAGTCGGCCAATATCGCGACCAGCTCCTACCCCATGCTGACCATGGGCGCGGCTCACCTGATCGAGACCTTCGGCAACGACGAGCAGAAGCAACGTTTCCTGCAACCGATGATCAACGGGCGCTTCTTCGGCACCATGGCGCTCACCGAGCCCCATGCCGGCTCCTCGCTGTCGGATATCCGCACCCGCGCCGAACCGGCGGGCGACGGCACCTACCGGTTGAAAGGCAACAAGATCTTCATTTCCGGCGGCGACCATTCGCTGTCGGAAAACATCGTGCACATGGTGCTGGCCAAGCTGCCCGACGCACCGCCCGGGGTGAAGGGCATCAGCCTGTTTATCGTGCCTAAATTCCTGGTCAACGCTGATGGCAGCCTGGGCGACCGCAACGACGTGATCCTCGCCGGGCTGTTTCACAAGATGGGCTGGCGTGGCACCACGTCTACCGCGCTGAACTTCGGCGACAACGGCCAATGCGTCGGCTACCTGGTGGGTGAGCCGCACAAGGGCCTGGCCTACATGTTTCAGATGATGAACGAAGCGCGTATCGGCGTCGGCATGGGCGCGATCATGCTGGGCTATGCCGGTTATCTGTACTCGCTGAACTACGCCCGCGAACGCCCCCAGGGGCGCCTGCCGGATGGCAAGGCCCCGGCGTCAGCGCAGGTGCCGATCATCGAGCACACCGACGTCAAGCGCATGCTGCTGATGCAGAAGGCCTATGTCGAAGGCGCCTTCGACCTCGGTCTGTACGCCGCGCGCCTGACCGATGATCAGCAGACCGCTGACAGCGAACAGGAGCGCCGCAACGCCGGCGAGCTGCTCGATCTGCTCACGCCCATCGTCAAGTCCTGGCCGTCGGAGTTCTGCCTGAAGGCCAACGAGCAGGCGATCCAGATCCTCGGCGGCCACGGCTATACCCGCGAATATCCGGTGGAACAGTTCTATCGCGACAACCGCCTGAACCCTATCCACGAAGGCACCCACGGCATCCAGTCGCTGGATCTGCTGGGCCGCAAGCTGATGCAGAACAAGGGCGCCGGCCTGCAGCTGCTGCTCGAGCTGATCCATGGCTGCTGCCAGCGGGCGGCCGAATATGACTCCTTGCAACCGCTGCGTCAGTCACTGGAACAGCACATCGAAGGCCTGACCCGGGTGACCCAGGCCCTGCTCGGCGACCTCATGGCCGGCAAGGTCAATCAGGCACTGGCCAACTCGGCACTGTACCTGAAGGTCTTCGGCCATGCGGTGATCGGCTGGCGCTGGCTGGAACAGGCAATAAGGGCCGAGCGGGGACTGGCCGCAGGCAACCCGGCGGACGCTGACTTCTACCGTGGCAAGCTGCAGGCCGCACGTTATTTTCTCACCTGGGAAGTAAGGAGCTGTCACTACGAGCTGGAGCTTCTCGAAACACGGGATGACACTTGCTTACAAATGTCCGAGCGATGGTTCTGA